Part of the Gemmatimonadaceae bacterium genome is shown below.
CTTGTTGAACGCTTTCTCCAGCGAGGCCTTGACCTCGAGGTTGGCGGGCCGGTTCCAGGGGCCGATGCCGCCGCCGAGGATGTAGTAGATGTCGTCGTTGCGGTAGTTGAGTTCGCGGCGCATGAACTCGTTCAGCACCGGCGTGAACGAGTTGCGGATCGACGCCTCGCTCGGATCGAAGTCGTTGCGCTCGGCGGCCGCGTCCGAGGCGTGGCCGAGGAACCGGCCGTCGAGCCGCCCCACCATCACGCCCTTGTCCCGCAGGAGCTCGTGGTCGAACCGCGAGAGGTCGATGCGCAGGTCATTCTGATCCACGAACGCCTTGTCCAGCCCCGTGAGTCGGGAGTACTCGGCGACCACCTGCTGGCGCTCCGTCGCCGTGAGCCGATTGCCCTTGCGGAGCGCGATGAGGTACGGCCCGTCGGCGAACGCCTGGGCCTGTTCCACGACCTTCGCGACGGGCAGCGCCTGGAGGTCGGGCGCGAGTCGCTTGTGGTACCACGACACGGCGGCGTACGACGGGAAGAACGCGAGCGCGCGGCTGTCACCGTCCTGCTGCGCAAACGCCGTCGCCGAGATCATCATCACGCCGTTGAGCGCGATACCGTTGTCGATCAGCCAGCCCGAGAGGTGTGCGGCGCGCGTCGTGCCATAGCTTTCGCCGCCGATGAACTTGGGTGAACCCCAGCGCTCGTATTTCACGAGAAAGAGCCGGATGAACTCGCCCACCGAGCGGACGTCTTCGTCCACGCCCCAGAACTTCGGGCCATACTCGGGCCGCGTGGCCCGCGAGTAGCCCGTCCCCACGGGGTCGAGAAACACCAGGTCCGTCTGGTCGAGCAGCGTCGCCTGGTTGTCTTCGAATGTGTAGGGCGGCGGCGCGTTGCTGCCGTCGGCGTTGAGCTTGACCATCCGGGGCCCGAAGGCGCCCATGTGGAGCCACACCGTCGACGAGCCAGGGCCGCCGTTGAAGATGAACGAGATCGGCCGCCGTGAGGCGTTTTCGCCGTCCTTCGAATAGTAGACGTAGAAGATGTTGCCTTCGACGATGCCGGTACGATCGTCCTTGATCGGCATCATGCCGGTGCGGGCCGTGTAGCGCAGCGGCTGTCCGCGGAGCGTGATCGAGCCCTGCGTGACGACCGGCTCGGCACTTGGCGTCGCGCGGGTCGGCGTGGCGGCTTCGCGTGCGGAGGTGTCACGCGGGGGTGCCGCGGTACGGTTGGCCTGGGCGGCGATGGGCGGCGCCGCGAGCGTGGCGGCCGCGAGGGCGAGAAGCAGTCGGTTGGGCATGATGTCTGGCGGTAAGTCAGTCAGTCAACAAACGTGCAGACGTGACCGGATGTTGACGAGGGCCGCGACGTTCGAACTCGAGGAGCCAGGCGCTGAGGCGTGGCGACGATGGGCGCTGCCGGCGCCGGCGCGGAGCGTGGGGTCCACGAAGTCCACGACAACTCGCTGCACGGTGCAGCATACACGAACGTCAGCTTGATCGCATCGGCTGGCATATGACGCTGCGCACGTCCTCCACGTGGCCTCATCGGCGCCGGCGACGGACGGTTGGCACGCGAGGTGTGCTGGCCGCGGGTGCGCACCACGTGGCCAGTGCTCGGGCCGCGTCCTGGCTTGGACGGGCTCGTGCAGCGGGAGGGATGGCTCCGGCAGCGGGACGAGCCGGACTGTCGGTCCCCCCACTTATTTCCTGCAGCATGCAACGCCTCGGTGACCAGGTCGTGCTCAGTGCGACCGATCTCGCGAACTTTCTCTCGTGCCGTCACCGCACGGCCCTCGATCGCGCGGCGACGTTTGGGGAGCGCGCGTGGCCTCCTCGGTTCGAGGATCCGCTGCTTGACATCCTCATCGCGCGAGGCAAGGCGCACGAAGCCGCCTACGTCGCATCGCTGCAGTCGAAGGGGCAGCGCGTCGTGGACCTCAACCACATCCAGTTCCATGACCGCGACGCCCGCCTGGCGCAGACGACCGCCGCGATGCAAGCCGGCGCCGATGTCATCGTGCAGGCGGGCCTCGGAAACGATCGTTGGTACGGAATGGCCGACGTGCTGCAGCGGGTGGAGCGACCCAGCCGCCTCGGTGGCTGGTCGTACGAAATCGCCGACACCAAGCTCGCCCGCGAAACCAAGGCTGGGACCATCCTGCAACTCGGACTCTACTCCGAGTTGCTCGCCGACGCGCAGGGCCTGCAGCCCGAGCACTTTCGCGTGGTCACGCCCGACCCCTTGCACCCGGTCGAGACCTACCGCGTCAACGACTACGCCGCGTACTTCCGTGCCGTCCGAATCAGGGCGGAGGAAGCCGTCGCGCGGTCGGCAGACCTGGGTGCGACGCGTGGGTTGGGTGAACGTGCGAAAAGCGCGAGCCGTGCTGCGCCGTTCGCGACGTACCCCGAGCCCGTGGAACATTGCTTCGTTTGTCCCTGGCAGCAGACGTGCCGGGAGCAGTGGAGAGTCGATGACCATCTCACGCTCGTGGCCGGAATCTCGCGCAACCAGCGTCGCGAACTGGAGGCGCGGCAAGTCACGACCCTGACGGCGCTCGCCGCCCTCCCCACCCCGATTCCGTTTCGGCCCTCGCGGGGATCGCGCGCGGCGTACGAGCGCGTGCGCGATCAGGCCCTGGTTCAGCTGCAGTCGCGCGGTCGCTCCACACCACTGCATACCCTGCGGCCGCTCGAGGATGGGATGGGGCTCCATCGCCTTCCCGAGCCGTGTGAGGGTGATGTGTTCCTCGATCTCGAGGGTGATCCGTACGCGGTGGAGAAAGGTCGCGAGTACCTCTTTGGGTTCGTGACCGTCGATGGAGGGGCGCCGACGTACCACGCCGCCTGGGGCATGAACGACGCCGCGGAGCGCGCCGCGTTCGAGCAGGTGCTGGATGTGATCATGGAGCGCCGGCAGCGGTGGCCCGCGATGCATGTGTACCACTACGCACCGTACGAGCCCGCCGCGTTCAAGAAGCTCGCCGGTCGGTACGCCACACGGGAATCCGCACTCGACGCACTGCTCCGCGGTGAGTGCTTCGTCGACCTGTATGCGATCGTACGTCAGGCGATGTTGGTCGGCGTCGATCGCTACTCCATCAAGTCGCTGGAGCCGGTGTACGGTTTCACCCGCGACGTGGATCTCGCACGAGCGAACCGTGCCTTGCACACCGTGGAGGCGTGCCTCGAGCGTGGTTGCGTCGACGTGTTGCCGGTCGAGACACTGGATGCCGTGCGCAGGTACAATCGCGACGACTGCCTCTCCACGCTGCGACTGCGCGACTGGCTCGAAGGCGTGAGTGCGTCGGCCATCGCCGATGGTCTTCCAATCGTGCGCCCTCAGCCCGCGTCGCCGGAACCTCCACCCGCGGTGGACGAACGCGCGATGCGCGTGGAGGCGCTACGCGCCCGCTTGCTCGATGGGCTGCCGGCGGAAGGGCGCAACGATGCGCAGCAGGCCCGATGGCTGCTGGCGTACCTGCTCGACTGGCACCGGCGCGAAGACAAAGCGACCTGGTGGGAGTACTTCCGGCTCCGGAGTCTCCCCGATGAAGACCTCCTCGAGGAGCGACAGGCATTGAGTGGCCTGAGGTTCGCGGCTGACCTCGGCGCGGCGACCGGCAAGAGCGGGAAGCCGACGAAGAGCGTGATCCACCGGTATGAGTATCCGCCCCAGGACTCCGAGGTCGATCCCGGGGACGAGCTTCACTCCAGAGAATCGGCGTGGGGTGAGGTGATCGCGGTGGATCGCGATGCGGGCACCATCGACGTGAAGAAGGGCCCGCAGCGTGCCGGGCACCATGCCACGGCGGCGTTTGCGCACTCGCACGTGAAGCAGACCACCATGGAGGATGCTCTCTTCACCATCGGCGAGGCCATGGCGACCACCGGCGTGCTCCCGGCTGCAGGACGACACGCCGCGGCACACAGGCTCCTCGCCCGGCAGACCCGCAGTGCTCTCCCGGAAGGCGGCGCTCCGTGCGGGCCCGCGTCACGCCGCGCGGGAGCATCGGGCGCTCCCGCCGCGCCTAACGTCGATCCGGTCGAGGACGCCGTCGCGACGGCCGTGTCGCTCCACGACGAGGTGTTTGCCATCCAGGGGCCGCCCGGTGCCGGCAAGACCTTCACCGCGGCACGCATGATCGTGGCGCTGGTGCGCGCGGGCAAGCGCGTTGGCGTCACGGCAAACAGCCACCAGGTCATTCGCAAGGTCCTGGAGGACGTTCACAAGGCGCCCGGTGGTGAGCAGATCCGCATGGGCCACAAGGACCGGACCGACGCGGCGCCACCGCCGGCCTGGCTCGACGTCACCGACGATTACGCGGAGGCGCGCGACTGGCTCGAAACCGGCAGCGTCCGCGTGCTTGGCGGCACTTCGTTCCTGTGGGCGCGCGAGGAGTTCGAAGGGGCGGTCGACGTGCTCTTCATCGACGAGGCGGGTCAGCTGTCGCTCGCCAATGCCGTCGCCGTCTCACGCGGCGCGCGCGCCGTCGTGTTGCTGGGCGATCCGCAGCAACTCCGGCAACCTACACAGGGAAGCCATCCCGACGGCGTGGGTGTGTCGGCCCTCGAACACCTGCTCGGCGGCGAGGCGGTGATGCCTGCGAATCGGGGAATGTTCCTCCCGGAGACCCATCGCTTGCATCCCGAGCTGTGCGCCTTTACATCCGAGGTCTTCTACGAGAGCGCGCTGCGTTCGCGTCCCGGACTCGACGGGCAGCACCTGAACGGAACCCGGGGGCTCGATGGCAGCGGACTTGTCGTCGTGCCGGTGCGGCACTCCGGTAATCGGAACGCCGCCGACGAGGAAGTCGACGTCGTGGCCGATCTCGTGGCCCGGCTGACCCGGGAGGGTGCCACCTGGACCGACGGCACGGGCGCGGTACATCCGCTCACGACCGCCGGCGTGCTCGTCGTGTCGCCCTACAACGCGCAGGTCACCAGACTGCAGCAACGTCTCGATCCCCTCGGCGTTCACGTGGGGACGGTGGACAAGTTCCAGGGTCAGGAGCGGCCGGTGGTGATCTACTCGATGGCCACGTCGATTCCCGAGGACGCGCCGCGGGGCATGGAGTTTCTGTACAGTCCCAATCGGCTCAACGTGGCCACGTCGCGGGCGCGATGCCTGGCGATCCTGGTGGCGAGTCCCGCGCTGTTCGAGCCTGAGTGTACGAGTCCTCGGCAGATGAAGCTCGCGAATGCCCTGTGCCGGTTCCTTGAGCTGGCGCTGCTGGATCGCGACAACGGTGGACCGCGCGATCGATCAGGCTGATCGCGCGACAGTTGCGCACGATGCGCCGCGGTCAGGCCCTTCCGAGGAAGGCGTGCACCCAGAATGCGCCGGAATCCACTCCCTGCGCAACGCGTTCGTCGCCAGCGTTTCGAGCGCTGGCGCCGTCAGCGCTGTCGCGTCCCGCTTCGCGTTCCCGCGCCAGTCACCTGTCCTCGTCCTGCATGGCGAGAGCGATGGGGCCGCGTCCACGCTCGGTCGCCTCTGCCGGGTCGCGCCATGAGGCTGCTCGCGCGCGACAGGTCGAGGCGGCCGAGTGCGGTCCGGCTCGCGCCTTCAGGGCTATCGATCGGCGTCCAGCTCCATCGCGTCACGAACTGACGCTGGTGCGCTCGGCCGCATCTCATCGTCGAACGACATCGCCTTGCGCGCCATCACGTACACTTCCTTATGGCCCACGGTGCCCCACGAAGACCTGACACGCGAGCCAACGGCCGAGAGGGAGTCGACCAGTTCCTCCATGCCTTCCAGTCCTGCGACGTAGCGCAGGAACCGCTGTTCCCACCGTCGCACGTAGCTTGCGGCCGCGTCGTAGTCGCCGCGTTCGTTCATTTCGAGCGCGGTCGCGAGGATCCTTGCATGCCAGAGTCGGGCTGCGCGCTGCGCCAGCTCGCGGTTGCGCGCGACGGGTCCATCATGGGTGTTCACCCGCAACGTGGTCGCGCGCGCTCCCTGCTCCGCATCTTCCCAGCGCGCCGCCACGTCCAGCGTCGCAACACCGCGGGGAAGGCGCGGCCAGATGAGCGCTACCACTTGCACCCGGCGACCCGACCCGACGCGGGCGAAGCGTGCCCGCCCCGTGGTGCCCTCATCGACCACGTCACCTCCAAGCAGCGAAAACCGGTGCGCTGAGTGAGCCGTGACGTCGAGGTGCAGGTCGCGCACGGTGACCTGCCTCAAGGCGTTCAGCTCGCCGAGCACGATCTCCACGATCTCCTGAGGCTGCGACGCATGGTGGAAGGCGCCGCTCCCTCCGTCGGACAGCGCGGTGAGCTGAGCGGCCTGGTAGTCCTGGCCAATGCCGATGCTGATGGTCCGGATCCCGCGATGCGCGATCGCGCGAGCGTGGTGTCGCATCTGCGCCGGATCCTGCAGCCCGTGGTTGCCCATGCCATCGGAGAGCACCACGACCCACGAGTCCTGCTCGCGGGGGTCGGTGCCAAGCGCCACCAGTTCGGCGGCCCGCGCATAGCCATCGAAGAGGGCGGTAGAACCACCGGGTTCGATGGCGCCCAGACGGGGTCGTAGCTCACGACGCACACGCGCATTGACCGGCGTGCTCGGGCAGACGTCGGTCACGCTGCTGTCGAACGCCGTGGCGGCGAACTGTTCGCCATCCTTCAGGGCATCGAGCACGCCGGTGGCCGCGTGGCGCGCAGCCCCAAGCTTGGCTCCGGCCATCGACCCCGAACGATCGATCGCGAGTCCGAGGCTCAGCGGCAGGTTCGGCGATTGTTCGCTGGACGTCGGCGCCTGGAAGGTGAACTCCACCGCCAGTGGAACGCCCCGAATTGCCTGGTTGGCTTCGAGGGCGCACCCCAGCCCGGTCGGCGTGTCGATCCCGTCTTCAATCCGCGTCATCGTCATCTCTCCTGGTGGTAAATGGCCTGCTGCAGCAGCTGGCCGATGGTTTCGAGGAGCTGGACTTCGTCTGGCGTCAGGGGGCCGCGCGCGGCGATCTCGATGTCCCGATTCGCCGTCACGCGGTGCCATATCTCCGAGCGCGCGGCGTTGACCCGCGGGGCTGAGGTGCTGCCACTGCCGAGGTACTGTTCGAGTGCGGCGCGCAGCCTCCGCAGGGCGAGCGCCGGGCCTGCGCGATGTGCTTCGCGCAGATCCACCTGGACCGTTGGTTCCGGTCGACCCCGGTTGAGCAGCACGCGTGACGGTGTCGCGCGTTGCACCGAGGCGAGGTACTGCAACGCGTCGATGTTCTGCGCGGCGCGTGCCGGCGGCGCCGACTGCCGTGACGCCATGAGCGGCGGTGGATACTCGTGGTCGGCGACCGAAGTGTGGATGGTGGCATCGACCTGTCCGTCGTCGACCAGAGCGAACGGCACCGACCCCTCGGCGATGCTCCGCAGCAGACCCTGATCGGCGAGCCGATCGATCATGGCGCGGAGTTGCTCGTTGGTCGTCCCCGGCGGCGCGTCGGCGCGGAGGCGTCTCCAGGCGCGCAGCCGCTCGACGTGTCCGGTGCCATAGGTGGCCCCGCGACCACGCGAGGACGGCGCGGGGATGACGCCCAGGCGCACCAGTTCGCGAATCTGGCGCGGGGGCACGCCGGAGAGCTGCTCCAGCTGGTCGAGGGTATGGCGGTCGGTGTGGTTCATGTGGCAACGATATAAGTCGACATGGCACGAAACAAGTAGCCATGTCGATTTGCGCCAGATCCGCGAAAACGGACGGCCTCCACGGAACCACCAGTTCGAGCGCGAATGCTCGCTTCCTCCGCGACTAGCGCCTTCACCACGCGCAGAGGCGGCCAGCGCCTGAGGCTGTCAGAGGGCCAGTGCACCTTCCCGACGTCACGCGAGTGCCTCGGGAGGTGGTGATGCGTGCATTCCTCGATCGAGCGACCAACTGGACCAGCTTCGTCGCCTTCCTGCTCGGCCTCTGGCTGGGCTACCTCGGCGCCGTCTACGACGCGCGGGACTGCCAGCGCCGCCACCTGCAACACGCCACCGTGACCTGCGCGCGGTGGATGCAGGGCCCTTAGCCCGCTGTCGGACCCCAAGGCAAGATTCCTGAAATGGCCAAGCTCCAGCGCTGGATCGACCTCGTCGCCGAACTCCTGTCCCGCCGCCTTCCGGCCTCCTTCGAGGACCTGGCGCGAGGGGTACCGGAATATCAGGAAAAGCTCCGCCTGGCCGAGCGCCTCGACGAACGCAAGCGCCGCACGGCGCTCGACTCGATCAAGCGCACGTTCGAACGCGACAAGGACGAGCTGCGACGCCTCGGGATCCCGCTGCAATCGGTGGCCGACGACGATGGCGTGGAGTCGCGCTACCTGCTCCGCCCAACGGACTTCTACCTGCCGTACCTGTGCCTGGCGATGCCCGGACGGCGAGCCACGCCGCGGCGGAACGACCGCTGGGGGTACGCCGCGCTCGCCACCCTGACGTTCACCCCGGATGAACTGCAAGCCGTGGTCGAAGGCGTGGCCATCGTGCGCGCCTCGGGCGACCCGGTGCTGGTCAGCACCGCAGCAGCCGCGGTCCGCAAGCTGGCGATCGACCTGCCAGTGGACGTCGCGCAACCCGATGGCGAGGCGCACCACCTGCCCGTGCGCACCCGCGCCGACGCTACCACCTTCGCGCGCCTCGGCGACGCGGTCCAGCGGCGCAAGGTCGTGCGGTTCACCTACCGCCACCTCGCGTCCGGCGAAGTCGCCGAGCGCGAACTCGCACCGTTCGGGCTGTTCTTCGTCAATGGGCACTGGTACGTCACGGGCCACGATCGCCAGCGCGACGCACGCCGCACGTTTCGCGTCAGCCGCATGGCCGACGTCATGGCACCCAACGACAAGCTGCCGGGTGCGGACTTCGTGGTGCCGGACGGCTTTGACGTGCGCGACCTGGCCCGCGCTCGTCAGGCGTGGGAGCTGGGCGACGCCGAAGACGAAGTGGCCGTGGTCGAGTTCCTGGACGAGTCCGGGCCGCCCATGGCCGCCCGCGCGCTCGGTGAACCGGTCGACGGCGCGCCAGCGCAGCGCCGGTTCCGCGTGCGCCGGCGAGATGCGTTCGTCCGCTGGATCCTCTCCTTCGCCGGCTCGGTCGTGCCGCGTTCACCGGCGATCCTGGTCGACGATGTCCTCGACACCGTGCGCGCGACGCGTGCGCTCTACCATCGCGCGCCCACCAACACCGAGCCGTCAAAGCCGGCCCCGCCCACGCTCCCGGGCGACACCTGGAACGCCGCCACCGCCGCCGGCCAGCTCTCACGCATCCTGCATGCGATCCCGCACCTCACCGCGGGGACCACCACACTTCCCCGGCTCGCCGCCGCGCTCGGAACGGAGGTGGAGACACTGCGACGCGACCTGCATTCGCTCGGCGATCGCTACGACGTTCCCGGGGGCTTCATCGAGGGCGTTCGTCTCTTCCTTTCTGCGGATCGGGTCAGCGCCGAGACCAATCACTTCCGTCGCCCGATGCGCCTGACGATCCCGGAACTCTGCGCCCTCGAGCTTGGGCTCGCGGTGCTGCAATCACGCCGCCCGCCGGACGAGCGCGCGCCCGTCATCGCGGCACGCGAGCGGCTCCGCGATGTCATCATGAAGCTGCCCAACGAGCCCATGCCGGGTATGCTGCCGGACCTCGCCGTGGCCCCCGACGCACCGGCGCCCGCACTCGACGTACTGCGCGCGAGCATCGGCGCACGACGAAAGGTGCAGATCCGCTACCGTCGCTCCGGAAGCACCACGGCACGGGATCGCACCGTGCATCCCTACGGCCTCGTGCACGCGAGCGGCATGCTGTATGTCGTCGCGTGGTGCGAGGCCGAGCACGACGTTCGCGTGTTTCGGCTCGATCGCATCGAGTCGATCGAGGGGCTGCGTGAAACGTTCAGCCGCGACGACGGCATTGAGCTGGACGGTCTGCTGTCGTCGCATCGCGCACTGCTCGAGGACGCCCCTCACGCGACGATGCGCGTGCGCTATTCGCCGCAGGTCGCGCGGTGGATCGCCGAGCGCGAGGGCCGTGAAGTGGAGCCGGATGGCTCGCTCGTCCTCGATCATCCTCTCGCCGACGTGGCGTGGGGGCTGCGCCACGTGCTGCAATACGGGGCGGAAGCCGAGGTACTCTCGCCGGCTTCGATGCGCGACGCAGTGCGGCAGCGGCTGGACGAGTGGGCGAGCCGCGGAGGGACAGAAGCGGCGACCACGGAGGGCACCGGTGACGTCGGCGGGCTTCGGGCGCACTGAATCCGGATCGATCGGCAGGGCCGATGTCAGCGATCCGGGTCGAGACGCCTTGCCTCCGTCCTTGAAGGGCCGTTAGCCTGACAGGACAGCCGTGGCGCGTCAGGCGGGCGATCACCTTTGCGGGAGGGGCTCACTAGTGCTTGCGACCCAGGTGCGGCAGAAGGACAGCGTCTACTACTTCGTGGCCTATCCGGCCGAAGATCTCCTCGCGAAGGTCCGGTTCATCAGCCGGTTCTATGGGGATGGCGAGCAGATCGCCCCGGACAAGCCACCGGCGCACGAAGACGAGATCGCGTCCTTCATCTCACGCGTCGAGCGCTCGGACGCTGCGTTCCAGCGCCAGATGTCCAAGTCCAAGGTGAGCGCGATCCGCAACTTCTACGAGACGGCGGAGAGCCAGCCCCCGATCCCCGCCGCGATCCTGCTCTTCACCCACGAGCGGCTCGCGTTCGATCGCCTGGGTCAGTACGAAAACGTCGGCAACCTGCAGGAGCCATCCGGCAAGTTTCTCGTGATCGACGGCCAGCACCGGCTCGCGGCGCTCCAGTTCTACCTGCATTCGCACCCGAGGGAAGCGGCCTCGATCCACGTGCCCTGCGTGATCTTCGACGGCAAGCAGGAGAACTTTGCCGCCGAGATGTTCGTGATCATCAACTCGACGCCGACGCGCATCAACAAGAGTCACCTCGTCGATCTCTACGAGCGTGTGTCGTATGTGTCGGCCGACAAGAAGTTTGCCGCGCGCGTGGTCGACATGCTCTACAGCGCCGACGACAGCCCCCTGCAGTACCGGATCAACCGGCTCGGCGGGCGCAGCCAGCAGCAGAAGTGGATCCTGCAGGCCGAGCTGTTCAACGAGATCCACCGCTGGGTGGCGTCGGACTGGAAGCGCATCGAGCGCACGGGCACGGATCGCAAGCACGCCGAGCGGTTCTATGGCGTGGTGCGCGACTTCTTCAAGGCGGCGGAGAAGGCGTGGGGCGAGGCCTGGGGGAGCAGCGACCACTTCGTGACGTCGTCGGTCACGCTGAAGGCGATGCTTCGCGTCTGTGCCGACCTTGCGGCCACCGACGCGGAGCCCGCGCTCGATCGCGTGGCGCGGTGGACGCGACGCCTCGCGCCCTGGGGTGAGCTCGCGCGGGCCTTCCGCACCGAAGGCTTTTACGAGCGTTTTCCCGCCAAGGGACAGGTGGAACGCGTGGTGCGCATCGAGAAGGAACTGGCGCGCGCCGCGCGGATCGAGGCACCCCCAAAGACACGCAGCAGGAAGTAGGCCCGGCTGGAGGCGCCCGCCACGAGGGCGGGGCGCCTCACGCGGCGTGGGATGCCTGCGCTGAGCGGACTTCCCGCAGGCCGTACTGGATGAACGACAGGATCCCGGCCCAGGCCACGAACCCGATCAGCAGGTACTTGCCGAAGAACGGCACCTGCACCGGCATGTTGTTCACCATGTGCAGCGCGACGACCAGGCCAAAGACGCGGAGGAAGCGCGGATCGGTCAGCATGTCGAAGCGGAGGGGAGCGTCACCGCGCACGCGCCACAGTGCGGCGCCGACCAGTCCGGTCCAGAGCGAATGATCGCCGAGCAGGTTGAGCCACCCGCGTCGCGTGATGATCTGGAACATCCCCTCCTGGCCCCCGCGCAGGAATCCCTGGACGAAGACGTAGCCCATGGTCTCGAAGATCGAGAACCCGGTGCCCACCGCTGCGCCGATGAGGAGGCCGTTGAGCGTCCAGCGATAGCGCAGGTTGCGGGCAACGAGCAGCAGCGCCACGAGCTTGGCCGATTCCTCCACGATGCCCGCCGACATGGCGCCGAGCCATGACGAGAGGTTCGATACACGAAAGCCGAAGAGTGCGGCGAGCAGCGAGAGGACCCCGCCGAACACGAGCCACTTGAGCAGGAAGAGGAGCGAGACGTTCCGCGGGACGTTCATCTCGTAGAAGAAGATCAGGATCGTCAGCGGAAACGCGAGCGACCCGACTACCATGATGCCGGGCAGGAAGTACGTATTGCCAAACTCGCGAAAGCCGTAGGCCAGCAGAAAGTACGCCGCCACGCTAAGCAGGAAGATGCGCGCGAAGGCCCACGGCCTCGGCCAGTCGGTCCCGACCGTCATGAGGTCGGGCGTGGTCGCCGGCGTGCCGGAGACGAAATACGCCTCGATCTCCTCGTCGGAGCGCTTCGTGAACACGTCGGAGAAGAGGTCGCCGGCGCTGAATCCCTGGATGCGCTCGAGCCCCGCCGCCGCCGACACCCGCGCACTCCACTTCGAGAAGAACCCGGACTCCGGTGGCAACTCGCCGCGCGCGTTGGTGAGGCGCCAGAGCGATCGACCCACGCGCAGCTGCTGCCCGCGACCAAGGGTGGCCTCGCCGTGCACCTGCACACCGTCGATGAACACCATCGCGCCGCTCACGCCCTCCACCGACAACATTCCACGCTCGGCCGCAATCACCGCGTGCCGGGC
Proteins encoded:
- a CDS encoding peptidase S10 — translated: MPNRLLLALAAATLAAPPIAAQANRTAAPPRDTSAREAATPTRATPSAEPVVTQGSITLRGQPLRYTARTGMMPIKDDRTGIVEGNIFYVYYSKDGENASRRPISFIFNGGPGSSTVWLHMGAFGPRMVKLNADGSNAPPPYTFEDNQATLLDQTDLVFLDPVGTGYSRATRPEYGPKFWGVDEDVRSVGEFIRLFLVKYERWGSPKFIGGESYGTTRAAHLSGWLIDNGIALNGVMMISATAFAQQDGDSRALAFFPSYAAVSWYHKRLAPDLQALPVAKVVEQAQAFADGPYLIALRKGNRLTATERQQVVAEYSRLTGLDKAFVDQNDLRIDLSRFDHELLRDKGVMVGRLDGRFLGHASDAAAERNDFDPSEASIRNSFTPVLNEFMRRELNYRNDDIYYILGGGIGPWNRPANLEVKASLEKAFNKNPAMKMYVAMGYYDTATPYWGVEYTLSHLKVSPEVRKNNVQVGYFEAGHMMYIDAPSMKKLRADLQRFYDSSLGRTTTLP
- a CDS encoding TM0106 family RecB-like putative nuclease — translated: MQRLGDQVVLSATDLANFLSCRHRTALDRAATFGERAWPPRFEDPLLDILIARGKAHEAAYVASLQSKGQRVVDLNHIQFHDRDARLAQTTAAMQAGADVIVQAGLGNDRWYGMADVLQRVERPSRLGGWSYEIADTKLARETKAGTILQLGLYSELLADAQGLQPEHFRVVTPDPLHPVETYRVNDYAAYFRAVRIRAEEAVARSADLGATRGLGERAKSASRAAPFATYPEPVEHCFVCPWQQTCREQWRVDDHLTLVAGISRNQRRELEARQVTTLTALAALPTPIPFRPSRGSRAAYERVRDQALVQLQSRGRSTPLHTLRPLEDGMGLHRLPEPCEGDVFLDLEGDPYAVEKGREYLFGFVTVDGGAPTYHAAWGMNDAAERAAFEQVLDVIMERRQRWPAMHVYHYAPYEPAAFKKLAGRYATRESALDALLRGECFVDLYAIVRQAMLVGVDRYSIKSLEPVYGFTRDVDLARANRALHTVEACLERGCVDVLPVETLDAVRRYNRDDCLSTLRLRDWLEGVSASAIADGLPIVRPQPASPEPPPAVDERAMRVEALRARLLDGLPAEGRNDAQQARWLLAYLLDWHRREDKATWWEYFRLRSLPDEDLLEERQALSGLRFAADLGAATGKSGKPTKSVIHRYEYPPQDSEVDPGDELHSRESAWGEVIAVDRDAGTIDVKKGPQRAGHHATAAFAHSHVKQTTMEDALFTIGEAMATTGVLPAAGRHAAAHRLLARQTRSALPEGGAPCGPASRRAGASGAPAAPNVDPVEDAVATAVSLHDEVFAIQGPPGAGKTFTAARMIVALVRAGKRVGVTANSHQVIRKVLEDVHKAPGGEQIRMGHKDRTDAAPPPAWLDVTDDYAEARDWLETGSVRVLGGTSFLWAREEFEGAVDVLFIDEAGQLSLANAVAVSRGARAVVLLGDPQQLRQPTQGSHPDGVGVSALEHLLGGEAVMPANRGMFLPETHRLHPELCAFTSEVFYESALRSRPGLDGQHLNGTRGLDGSGLVVVPVRHSGNRNAADEEVDVVADLVARLTREGATWTDGTGAVHPLTTAGVLVVSPYNAQVTRLQQRLDPLGVHVGTVDKFQGQERPVVIYSMATSIPEDAPRGMEFLYSPNRLNVATSRARCLAILVASPALFEPECTSPRQMKLANALCRFLELALLDRDNGGPRDRSG
- a CDS encoding VWA domain-containing protein produces the protein MTRIEDGIDTPTGLGCALEANQAIRGVPLAVEFTFQAPTSSEQSPNLPLSLGLAIDRSGSMAGAKLGAARHAATGVLDALKDGEQFAATAFDSSVTDVCPSTPVNARVRRELRPRLGAIEPGGSTALFDGYARAAELVALGTDPREQDSWVVVLSDGMGNHGLQDPAQMRHHARAIAHRGIRTISIGIGQDYQAAQLTALSDGGSGAFHHASQPQEIVEIVLGELNALRQVTVRDLHLDVTAHSAHRFSLLGGDVVDEGTTGRARFARVGSGRRVQVVALIWPRLPRGVATLDVAARWEDAEQGARATTLRVNTHDGPVARNRELAQRAARLWHARILATALEMNERGDYDAAASYVRRWEQRFLRYVAGLEGMEELVDSLSAVGSRVRSSWGTVGHKEVYVMARKAMSFDDEMRPSAPASVRDAMELDADR
- a CDS encoding MerR family transcriptional regulator — encoded protein: MNHTDRHTLDQLEQLSGVPPRQIRELVRLGVIPAPSSRGRGATYGTGHVERLRAWRRLRADAPPGTTNEQLRAMIDRLADQGLLRSIAEGSVPFALVDDGQVDATIHTSVADHEYPPPLMASRQSAPPARAAQNIDALQYLASVQRATPSRVLLNRGRPEPTVQVDLREAHRAGPALALRRLRAALEQYLGSGSTSAPRVNAARSEIWHRVTANRDIEIAARGPLTPDEVQLLETIGQLLQQAIYHQER
- a CDS encoding WYL domain-containing protein, producing MAKLQRWIDLVAELLSRRLPASFEDLARGVPEYQEKLRLAERLDERKRRTALDSIKRTFERDKDELRRLGIPLQSVADDDGVESRYLLRPTDFYLPYLCLAMPGRRATPRRNDRWGYAALATLTFTPDELQAVVEGVAIVRASGDPVLVSTAAAAVRKLAIDLPVDVAQPDGEAHHLPVRTRADATTFARLGDAVQRRKVVRFTYRHLASGEVAERELAPFGLFFVNGHWYVTGHDRQRDARRTFRVSRMADVMAPNDKLPGADFVVPDGFDVRDLARARQAWELGDAEDEVAVVEFLDESGPPMAARALGEPVDGAPAQRRFRVRRRDAFVRWILSFAGSVVPRSPAILVDDVLDTVRATRALYHRAPTNTEPSKPAPPTLPGDTWNAATAAGQLSRILHAIPHLTAGTTTLPRLAAALGTEVETLRRDLHSLGDRYDVPGGFIEGVRLFLSADRVSAETNHFRRPMRLTIPELCALELGLAVLQSRRPPDERAPVIAARERLRDVIMKLPNEPMPGMLPDLAVAPDAPAPALDVLRASIGARRKVQIRYRRSGSTTARDRTVHPYGLVHASGMLYVVAWCEAEHDVRVFRLDRIESIEGLRETFSRDDGIELDGLLSSHRALLEDAPHATMRVRYSPQVARWIAEREGREVEPDGSLVLDHPLADVAWGLRHVLQYGAEAEVLSPASMRDAVRQRLDEWASRGGTEAATTEGTGDVGGLRAH